In one Modestobacter sp. L9-4 genomic region, the following are encoded:
- a CDS encoding endo-1,4-beta-xylanase — MLDLLQQDWQHVPGVTADGAGLRVTATALSILGPGGTRQPAPPLDLDGTHLVVAGEFTLSARFTDVTGDATWAVYDSPPVVADEFRIEPAGLRLTLDGDDLEVSVFDGAGEQDVTDPRPVYEEHVRVPDPDAVLSVRRSGDALEIASGGDTLSSAPLGGVFDSGELWLGLSSDDGSFTVGSLTATAAEGDSLGTAGPAVAQAEPSAEGLQALAARTRPDLRIGAAVALGPLASDATYAQELIGDFGAITPENAMKAQALSPRRGVYTFEEADALLAVAESRGMAVHGHTIAFSEAMPRWMQELPTGTAAERQDSADALRDYLTTVVRHFRGRLASLDVVNEPFDLDQGTSLQENTWYRVFGPDYPAVVSRAVHDADPDVEQFVNENGADVPGPRQDALLDLVRRTNALGGHLDGVGLQAHVYDLSTDAVSAEDLTDTLDTFGAAGLDVRISENDVTDGRGTDAQAEQYATVLSTCLSSPTCVAYTTWGLDDRYDWFVDDDGGLQQGHDLLFDDGHPTPAHDAMRRALGG, encoded by the coding sequence GTGCTGGACCTGCTGCAACAGGACTGGCAGCACGTGCCGGGGGTGACCGCCGACGGCGCGGGCCTGCGGGTCACCGCCACCGCGCTGAGCATCCTCGGTCCCGGCGGGACACGTCAGCCGGCCCCGCCGCTCGACCTGGACGGCACCCACCTGGTGGTGGCGGGCGAGTTCACCCTCAGTGCGCGCTTCACCGACGTCACCGGGGACGCGACCTGGGCCGTGTACGACAGCCCGCCGGTGGTCGCCGACGAGTTCCGCATCGAACCGGCCGGTCTTCGGCTCACCCTCGACGGCGACGACCTCGAGGTCAGCGTCTTCGACGGCGCAGGCGAGCAGGACGTGACCGACCCCCGCCCGGTGTACGAGGAGCACGTGCGGGTCCCGGACCCGGACGCCGTCCTCTCGGTGCGCCGGTCCGGGGACGCACTCGAGATCGCCAGTGGCGGGGACACCCTGTCCTCGGCGCCGCTCGGCGGGGTGTTCGACTCGGGCGAGCTGTGGCTGGGGCTCTCCAGCGACGACGGCTCCTTCACGGTCGGCTCCCTCACCGCCACCGCTGCGGAGGGTGACTCGCTGGGCACCGCCGGCCCCGCGGTCGCGCAGGCCGAGCCCTCGGCGGAGGGACTGCAGGCGCTCGCCGCCCGCACCCGCCCCGACCTCAGGATCGGTGCAGCGGTGGCGCTGGGTCCGCTCGCCTCGGACGCGACGTACGCCCAGGAGCTCATCGGTGACTTCGGGGCCATCACCCCGGAGAACGCGATGAAGGCCCAGGCCCTCTCGCCCCGGCGCGGCGTCTACACCTTCGAGGAGGCCGACGCACTGCTCGCCGTGGCGGAGAGCAGGGGCATGGCGGTGCACGGGCACACCATCGCCTTCTCGGAGGCGATGCCCCGGTGGATGCAGGAGCTGCCCACCGGCACCGCGGCGGAGCGCCAGGACAGCGCCGACGCCCTGCGCGACTACCTCACCACCGTGGTGAGGCACTTCAGGGGGCGGCTCGCCTCGCTCGACGTCGTCAACGAGCCGTTCGACCTCGACCAGGGCACCAGCCTCCAGGAGAACACCTGGTACCGGGTCTTCGGGCCCGACTACCCGGCGGTCGTCTCGCGGGCCGTCCACGACGCCGACCCCGACGTCGAGCAGTTCGTCAACGAGAACGGCGCCGACGTGCCGGGTCCCCGCCAGGACGCCCTGCTCGACCTGGTCCGTCGCACCAACGCGCTGGGCGGTCACCTCGACGGCGTCGGCCTCCAGGCCCACGTCTACGACCTCTCGACCGACGCCGTCTCCGCCGAGGACCTCACCGACACCCTCGACACCTTCGGGGCGGCCGGGCTCGACGTCCGCATCTCCGAGAACGACGTCACCGACGGCCGGGGGACCGACGCCCAGGCCGAGCAGTACGCCACCGTGCTGAGCACCTGCCTGAGCTCGCCCACCTGCGTGGCCTACACCACCTGGGGCCTGGACGACCGCTACGACTGGTTCGTCGACGACGACGGCGGCCTGCAGCAGGGCCACGACCTCCTGTTCGACGACGGGCACCCGACGCCGGCCCACGACGCGATGAGGCGGGCCCTGGGCGGCTGA
- the mug gene encoding G/U mismatch-specific DNA glycosylase — MTGAKPVPDVVGPDLDVLFCGINPSLRSAETGHHFARPGNRFWPALHLAGLTPRRLAPDEDAELVTFGLGVTNLVDRPTRTAAELSREELRDGGDALAALVARYRPRVLAVLGVTAWRWAFERPKAVLGRQPERIGGVDTWVAPNPSGLNAHHQLPDLARLYAQLRTDRA, encoded by the coding sequence GTGACCGGTGCCAAGCCCGTGCCCGACGTGGTCGGCCCCGACCTCGACGTGCTCTTCTGCGGGATCAACCCCTCGCTGCGCTCGGCCGAGACCGGCCACCACTTCGCCCGGCCGGGCAACCGCTTCTGGCCCGCGCTGCACCTGGCCGGGCTCACCCCGCGCCGGCTCGCCCCCGACGAGGACGCCGAGCTGGTCACCTTCGGCCTCGGCGTCACCAACCTCGTCGACCGCCCCACCCGGACGGCGGCCGAGCTCAGCCGCGAGGAGCTCCGGGACGGCGGTGACGCGCTGGCCGCGCTGGTCGCCCGGTACCGCCCGCGGGTGCTCGCCGTCCTCGGGGTGACCGCCTGGCGCTGGGCGTTCGAGCGGCCGAAGGCGGTGCTCGGACGGCAGCCGGAGCGGATCGGCGGCGTCGACACCTGGGTGGCGCCCAACCCCAGCGGGCTCAACGCCCACCACCAGCTGCCCGACCTGGCCCGGCTCTACGCCCAGCTGCGGACCGACCGTGCGTGA
- a CDS encoding amidohydrolase produces MTDTRIPAAADAHFLDQLRSATDRAAATAEPLSSAHAGAPEELLTIAEQAIEAARDELLALSHDLHAHPEEGYAEHRSVRAVADLLARHGITAKVGVHGLDTALRATVGSGEGPTVAVLAEYDALPGIGHGCGHNVICSSAVGAFFGLAAALATGEVAGTAVLLGTPAEEGGGGKELMARDGAFDGIDAVVMLHPFSYDAAVQPFLGRRQLRATYTGIAAHASAQPFMGRNALDAVVAGYNGIAMLRQHIPDTDRVHGVITDGGQRPNVVPERAEALYYVRSATPETLADLCRRVEAIAVAAAAMTGCGYELQWDQLPAYLPIRANLELAARWTAHQARRGRTALPPGVTPASLAGSTDLGNVSVRVPSIHPMIAIAGPETSMHTTGFATAAASPAGDAAVLDGAVGLALTALDALADPAVLAAAREEFEAAGGVLDLEQLLG; encoded by the coding sequence ATGACGGACACCCGCATCCCGGCCGCCGCGGACGCGCACTTCCTCGACCAGCTGCGCTCGGCCACCGACCGGGCCGCCGCGACCGCCGAGCCGCTGTCCTCGGCCCACGCCGGGGCGCCCGAGGAGCTGCTGACCATCGCGGAGCAGGCGATCGAGGCCGCCCGCGACGAGCTGCTGGCGCTCAGCCACGACCTGCACGCCCACCCCGAGGAGGGCTACGCCGAGCACCGCTCGGTGCGCGCGGTCGCCGACCTGCTGGCCCGGCACGGCATCACCGCGAAGGTGGGCGTGCACGGGCTGGACACCGCGCTGCGGGCCACCGTCGGCTCCGGTGAGGGCCCGACGGTCGCCGTGCTGGCGGAGTACGACGCGCTGCCGGGCATCGGGCACGGCTGCGGGCACAACGTCATCTGCTCGTCCGCGGTCGGTGCGTTCTTCGGCCTGGCCGCGGCGCTGGCCACCGGCGAGGTCGCCGGGACGGCGGTGCTGCTGGGCACCCCGGCCGAGGAGGGCGGCGGCGGCAAGGAGCTGATGGCGCGCGACGGCGCCTTCGACGGCATCGACGCGGTGGTGATGCTGCACCCGTTCTCCTACGACGCCGCGGTGCAGCCCTTCCTCGGCCGCCGCCAGCTGCGCGCCACCTACACCGGCATCGCCGCGCACGCCTCGGCCCAGCCGTTCATGGGCCGCAACGCCCTGGACGCCGTGGTCGCCGGCTACAACGGCATCGCGATGCTGCGCCAGCACATCCCCGACACCGACCGGGTGCACGGGGTGATCACCGACGGCGGCCAGCGGCCCAACGTCGTCCCGGAGCGCGCCGAGGCGCTGTACTACGTGCGCTCGGCGACCCCGGAGACGCTGGCCGACCTCTGCCGCCGGGTCGAGGCGATCGCGGTCGCCGCCGCGGCCATGACCGGCTGCGGGTACGAGCTGCAGTGGGACCAGCTGCCGGCCTACCTGCCGATCCGGGCCAACCTCGAGCTGGCCGCGCGGTGGACGGCGCACCAGGCGCGCCGCGGGCGCACCGCGCTGCCCCCGGGCGTCACCCCGGCGTCGCTGGCCGGGTCGACCGACCTGGGCAACGTGAGCGTCCGGGTGCCCTCGATCCACCCGATGATCGCCATCGCCGGGCCGGAGACGTCGATGCACACCACCGGTTTCGCCACCGCGGCCGCCTCCCCGGCCGGGGACGCCGCGGTGCTCGACGGCGCGGTGGGTCTGGCGCTCACCGCCCTGGACGCCCTCGCCGACCCGGCCGTGCTCGCCGCGGCCCGGGAGGAGTTCGAGGCCGCGGGCGGTGTGCTGGACCTGGAGCAGCTGCTCGGCTGA
- a CDS encoding YbhN family protein, translating into MDSPVPAETAGAVAPAGRSRGWRRAVRPVVTLVLLAALVTAGIVNHDRVAGWVSELVGVRWQWVLASAVVQIASFQCVALLHRLLLRAGGGHGDLRALTGTTYAANGISLGLPVAGAAASAAYTYRRWHDLGNSTALVGWVLAMSGISSTVTLAAVIALGLAVTGSTAGALGAFAASAAGALPVLAVVLAIRHDATREVVGRVLGRGAKLLGRWVPALRRKDVAAKIVDLLASLGSYRLSTRGGVGAALFSLGNWVLDAGSLALAVVAVGAPVPWQGLLLAWAAGALATSVRLTPGGIGVVEATLASALVAAGMPASQAVPAVVVYRLVSLWLPAAIGALCLVISPRPVPAAEHQPH; encoded by the coding sequence GTGGACTCACCCGTGCCGGCGGAGACCGCCGGTGCGGTCGCCCCTGCCGGGCGGTCCCGCGGCTGGCGCCGGGCGGTGCGGCCGGTGGTCACCCTCGTCCTGCTCGCCGCGCTGGTCACCGCGGGCATCGTCAACCACGACCGGGTCGCCGGCTGGGTCTCCGAGCTGGTCGGCGTGCGGTGGCAGTGGGTGCTGGCCAGTGCCGTCGTCCAGATCGCGTCGTTCCAGTGCGTGGCGCTGCTGCACCGGCTGCTGCTGCGCGCCGGGGGCGGGCACGGTGACCTGCGGGCGCTGACCGGCACCACCTACGCCGCCAACGGCATCTCCCTCGGACTCCCCGTCGCCGGCGCCGCGGCCAGTGCCGCGTACACCTACCGGCGCTGGCACGACCTGGGCAACAGCACCGCGCTGGTCGGCTGGGTGCTGGCCATGTCGGGGATCTCCTCGACGGTGACCCTGGCCGCCGTCATCGCCCTCGGCCTGGCGGTGACCGGCTCCACGGCGGGGGCGCTGGGTGCCTTCGCGGCCTCCGCCGCCGGCGCCCTGCCCGTCCTGGCCGTGGTGCTGGCCATCCGGCACGACGCGACCCGGGAGGTCGTGGGCCGGGTGCTCGGCCGCGGCGCGAAGCTGCTGGGCCGCTGGGTCCCCGCGCTGCGCCGCAAGGACGTCGCCGCGAAGATCGTCGACCTGCTCGCCTCGCTCGGGTCCTACCGGCTCAGCACCCGCGGCGGTGTCGGCGCGGCCCTGTTCTCGCTGGGCAACTGGGTGCTCGACGCCGGCAGCCTCGCGCTGGCCGTGGTCGCCGTGGGTGCGCCGGTGCCGTGGCAGGGGCTGCTGCTGGCCTGGGCGGCCGGCGCGCTGGCCACCTCCGTGCGGCTGACCCCCGGCGGCATCGGCGTGGTGGAGGCGACGCTGGCCTCGGCGCTCGTGGCCGCCGGCATGCCGGCCAGCCAGGCGGTGCCCGCGGTGGTGGTCTACCGGCTGGTGAGCCTCTGGCTGCCGGCCGCGATCGGCGCGCTGTGCCTGGTCATCAGCCCGCGTCCGGTGCCCGCCGCCGAGCACCAGCCGCACTGA
- a CDS encoding helix-turn-helix domain-containing protein — MTELPLVRAATGEPVRSDARPRVRASWARSRRYGVSPEEVEPVFTGALPTDSLFYECGAEVLGRLHGTLANEPLGLMITDAEGLVLARWSDDADINRSLDRVHLAPGFYFGERTAGTSGLGLALADRVPSLVRADEHFVAPLRRYTCAAVPVLDPRSGDLVGSINMTTWSDASSDLLLALAQSAAGNTSALMHVRAGGHPERPAPRGEVFHVFADRLAAAGSDPCPSRAWRDAVAAARDAVAAGRLLAVVGEPGAGKSAVATLARHGGRRRERVLVARPPQAADVEAWLALWAPELTAPDTCVVVSGADSLPAWAADELAAVLGRTSSAPLRPMVLTAPTVDAVPASLAGLVGAVVEVPPLRHRGEDVEPLARSFARERRHRDVEFTPRALRALTAHSWPANVRELRAAVREAAARTDVVDLQHLPPSVLSSGTRPLGRLEQLERDEILRCLTRPGATAVQAAAELGLSRATLYRKITQYGLRVPGRD; from the coding sequence GTGACGGAGCTGCCGCTGGTCCGCGCGGCGACGGGGGAGCCGGTGCGCTCCGACGCCCGTCCCCGGGTCCGCGCCTCGTGGGCGCGCAGCCGGCGCTACGGCGTCTCCCCGGAGGAGGTCGAGCCGGTCTTCACCGGCGCGCTGCCGACCGACTCGCTGTTCTACGAGTGCGGCGCCGAGGTGCTCGGCCGGCTGCACGGGACGCTGGCGAACGAGCCGCTGGGCCTGATGATCACCGATGCCGAGGGGCTGGTGCTGGCCCGCTGGTCCGACGACGCGGACATCAACCGCTCGCTGGACCGGGTGCACCTGGCGCCGGGCTTCTACTTCGGCGAGCGCACCGCCGGCACCAGCGGCCTGGGGCTGGCGCTGGCCGACCGGGTGCCGTCGCTGGTGCGCGCCGACGAGCACTTCGTCGCCCCGCTGCGCCGCTACACCTGCGCGGCGGTGCCGGTGCTGGACCCGCGGTCCGGCGACCTGGTCGGCAGCATCAACATGACCACCTGGTCCGACGCCTCCTCCGACCTGCTGCTCGCCCTGGCCCAGTCCGCCGCCGGCAACACCAGCGCACTGATGCACGTGCGGGCCGGGGGACACCCGGAGCGGCCGGCGCCGCGCGGCGAGGTCTTCCACGTCTTCGCCGACCGGCTCGCCGCCGCCGGCTCCGACCCCTGCCCCTCCCGCGCCTGGCGGGACGCCGTGGCCGCGGCCCGGGACGCGGTCGCCGCCGGGCGGCTGCTGGCCGTGGTGGGGGAGCCCGGCGCGGGCAAGTCCGCGGTGGCCACCCTCGCCCGGCACGGCGGACGGCGGCGCGAGCGGGTGCTGGTCGCCCGGCCGCCCCAGGCCGCCGACGTCGAGGCGTGGCTGGCGCTGTGGGCTCCCGAGCTCACCGCCCCGGACACCTGCGTGGTGGTCTCCGGCGCCGACAGCCTGCCCGCCTGGGCCGCCGACGAGCTGGCCGCCGTCCTGGGTCGGACGTCGTCGGCGCCGCTGCGGCCGATGGTGCTCACCGCGCCGACGGTCGACGCCGTCCCGGCCTCGCTCGCCGGCCTGGTGGGCGCGGTGGTCGAGGTGCCGCCGCTGCGCCACCGGGGTGAGGACGTCGAGCCGCTGGCCCGGTCCTTCGCCCGCGAGCGCCGGCACCGCGACGTCGAGTTCACCCCGCGGGCGCTGCGCGCGCTGACCGCGCACTCGTGGCCGGCGAACGTGCGGGAGCTGCGCGCCGCCGTCCGGGAGGCCGCCGCCCGCACCGACGTGGTCGACCTGCAGCACCTGCCGCCCTCGGTGCTCAGCTCCGGCACCCGCCCGCTGGGCCGGCTGGAGCAGCTGGAGCGCGACGAGATCCTGCGCTGCCTGACCCGGCCGGGCGCCACCGCCGTGCAGGCGGCCGCCGAGCTGGGGCTGTCCCGGGCCACCCTTTACCGCAAGATCACCCAGTACGGCCTGCGGGTGCCCGGCCGGGACTGA